The following are encoded in a window of Caldicellulosiruptor danielii genomic DNA:
- a CDS encoding IS1634 family transposase has product MFVKITKAGGYEYVKIVHNYRENGKIKQEVLLNLGRLDLLKSNESFVNVIDKLYEVFAKEKNKNATIELTEDNVSEGTILNYGYIVYRRLWELFKIGKFLEEYCLRRYEIKFDIDIVSFLMTVQRLLHPVSKLKTYEKRHQYFGFPLQEIDLNHLYRSLDILAEAKEELEIYLYQMNKTLFNFQVDVVFYDVTTFYFESVKADSLRMCGFSKDNKINGVQVVMGMLIDKEGRPVGYELFPGNTIDSKTIVKILEKLKEKFCIDKVVIVADKGINKSLNLKMIKEAGYDYIVASRLKNMSKVVLEEVFNDDGYKYLANKDFESIYGEEFKFKVIDYENNVKDEDGKKYKLEEKMVITYSSKRAKKDKQDRERFIEKTRELLEEPSKIRALEKRGGKKFLKRVNSNSKEEYQLDEEAIKEDERFDGYYAIQTSKLDMTAEEILRAYHDLWKIEESFRVMKSSLEVRPIFHWTEKRIKGHFVVCFLAFLLERTLEFKLREKGKDMSSEKIKEAVNSMNFMQIEAGGRKILLKAKIEQEAKEILQVMKIDMPKNLMMIEEAIEKYGVRE; this is encoded by the coding sequence TTGTTTGTTAAAATTACTAAAGCTGGTGGATATGAGTATGTTAAAATCGTCCATAATTATAGAGAAAATGGCAAAATAAAACAAGAAGTCCTCCTCAACCTCGGTAGACTTGATCTTTTAAAAAGTAATGAGTCTTTTGTAAATGTAATAGACAAACTTTATGAAGTATTTGCTAAAGAAAAAAATAAAAATGCCACCATTGAACTGACAGAAGATAATGTTTCTGAAGGAACAATATTGAACTACGGCTATATTGTCTATCGCAGACTTTGGGAACTTTTTAAAATAGGCAAATTCTTAGAAGAATACTGTTTAAGACGATACGAAATCAAATTTGATATTGACATTGTAAGTTTTTTAATGACAGTTCAAAGACTGCTGCATCCAGTTAGTAAATTAAAAACATATGAAAAGAGACATCAATATTTTGGTTTTCCATTGCAAGAAATTGATTTAAACCATCTTTACAGAAGCTTAGATATATTAGCAGAGGCAAAGGAAGAATTGGAAATTTATCTTTACCAGATGAACAAGACATTGTTTAACTTTCAGGTAGATGTTGTGTTTTATGATGTTACAACTTTTTACTTTGAGAGCGTGAAAGCGGACAGCCTAAGGATGTGTGGATTTAGCAAAGACAACAAAATCAATGGAGTACAGGTAGTAATGGGGATGCTGATAGATAAAGAAGGAAGACCTGTTGGGTATGAGCTTTTTCCTGGTAATACTATAGATAGCAAGACCATTGTAAAAATTTTAGAGAAACTGAAGGAGAAATTTTGTATAGACAAAGTTGTAATAGTAGCAGATAAAGGTATAAACAAAAGCTTAAATCTTAAGATGATAAAGGAAGCAGGATACGACTATATTGTTGCATCGAGGCTAAAGAACATGAGCAAAGTGGTTTTAGAAGAAGTATTTAACGATGATGGATATAAATACTTAGCAAATAAGGATTTTGAAAGCATTTATGGAGAAGAATTTAAATTTAAAGTAATAGATTATGAGAACAATGTAAAAGATGAGGATGGCAAAAAGTACAAGTTAGAAGAGAAGATGGTGATAACCTATTCAAGCAAGAGAGCTAAAAAAGACAAGCAGGATAGAGAAAGGTTTATTGAGAAGACAAGAGAGCTTTTAGAGGAGCCGAGTAAAATCAGGGCTTTAGAGAAAAGGGGAGGGAAGAAGTTTTTAAAGCGGGTAAATAGCAACAGTAAAGAGGAGTATCAACTTGATGAAGAAGCGATAAAGGAAGATGAAAGATTTGATGGGTATTATGCAATTCAAACAAGTAAATTAGACATGACAGCTGAAGAGATTTTAAGAGCATATCATGATTTATGGAAAATAGAGGAATCATTTAGGGTGATGAAAAGTTCATTGGAGGTAAGACCCATTTTTCACTGGACCGAGAAGCGAATAAAAGGACATTTTGTGGTTTGTTTTTTAGCATTTCTGTTAGAAAGGACATTGGAATTTAAATTAAGGGAAAAGGGGAAAGATATGAGTAGTGAGAAAATAAAAGAAGCGGTAAATTCGATGAATTTTATGCAAATAGAAGCAGGGGGGAGGAAGATTTTACTGAAGGCGAAGATAGAGCAAGAAGCGAAGGAGATATTACAGGTTATGAAGATAGATATGCCGAAGAATTTGATGATGATAGAGGAAGCGATAGAAAAATATGGGGTGAGGGAATAG
- a CDS encoding aspartate ammonia-lyase — protein MPRIENDFLGSVELSDLELYGIHTKRAFANFNVSGKSVDRDLIKALVMVKKACAIANFEVGLLDEKIKDAIVFACDEILAGKYDEQFIVDRFQGGAGTSTNMNVNEVIANIALMHIGRKPGEYDIIHPINHVNMSQSTNDVYPTALRIATIWNVRELSEECAELQKSLQKKEHEFEDVIKAGRTQLQDALPVTLGQEFGAYAQAISRDRWRLYKVEERLRVVNLGATAVGTAVNAPLKYIFKVIEILRNLTKIGLARSDYLMDATQNADVFVECSGLLKALATNLSKIANDLRLLSSGPNTGFNEINLPAVQAGSSIMPGKVNPVIPELISTIAFQVMANDFAITLAAQAGQLELNAFLPLIANNLLESLKILKNGIKIFRQQCIDGITANREKCLEYAKKTPAIAAALIDRIGYDRAAEIAKKAILENKQIIDVVRDLNIMDEKEAQELLNPFEFIKFKE, from the coding sequence ATGCCAAGAATAGAAAATGATTTTTTGGGAAGCGTTGAGCTTTCTGACCTTGAACTCTATGGTATTCACACAAAGCGCGCTTTTGCTAATTTCAATGTTTCTGGAAAGAGCGTTGACAGGGATTTAATAAAGGCCCTTGTCATGGTCAAAAAAGCATGCGCAATTGCAAATTTTGAAGTGGGTCTTCTGGATGAAAAAATCAAAGATGCAATTGTGTTTGCATGTGATGAGATTCTGGCAGGAAAATATGATGAACAGTTCATTGTGGACAGATTCCAGGGCGGGGCTGGCACATCCACAAATATGAATGTCAATGAGGTTATTGCAAACATAGCCTTGATGCATATTGGAAGAAAACCGGGTGAGTATGACATAATTCATCCAATTAACCATGTAAACATGTCACAGTCAACAAACGATGTGTACCCTACAGCACTGCGAATTGCCACTATATGGAATGTAAGAGAGCTATCAGAAGAGTGTGCAGAGCTTCAAAAAAGCCTTCAGAAAAAAGAACATGAATTTGAAGATGTAATAAAAGCAGGAAGGACACAGCTGCAGGATGCCCTGCCGGTGACACTTGGTCAGGAGTTTGGTGCATATGCCCAGGCAATATCGCGCGACAGATGGAGACTTTACAAGGTTGAGGAGCGGCTAAGAGTGGTCAATCTTGGTGCAACTGCTGTTGGAACTGCAGTAAATGCTCCTTTGAAATACATCTTCAAAGTAATAGAGATACTGCGAAACCTCACAAAGATAGGTCTTGCAAGGTCTGACTATCTCATGGATGCAACACAGAACGCAGATGTCTTTGTTGAATGCTCGGGGCTTTTGAAGGCTCTGGCAACAAACCTTTCAAAGATTGCAAACGACCTTCGTCTTCTTTCCTCTGGACCAAACACAGGATTTAACGAAATAAACCTGCCGGCTGTTCAGGCGGGGTCAAGCATAATGCCGGGCAAAGTAAATCCTGTTATACCGGAGCTTATAAGCACAATAGCCTTTCAGGTGATGGCAAACGACTTTGCAATAACACTTGCAGCACAGGCTGGTCAGCTTGAACTTAATGCTTTTTTGCCTTTGATTGCAAACAATCTTCTTGAGAGCCTTAAAATTCTCAAAAATGGTATTAAAATTTTCAGGCAGCAGTGCATAGACGGTATAACAGCAAACAGGGAAAAATGCTTAGAGTATGCAAAAAAGACTCCTGCCATTGCAGCAGCCCTGATTGACAGAATTGGATATGACAGGGCAGCAGAAATTGCAAAAAAGGCTATTCTTGAAAACAAGCAAATAATTGATGTTGTCAGAGATCTGAATATAATGGATGAAAAAGAGGCACAGGAGCTTTTGAACCCCTTTGAATTCATAAAATTCAAAGAATAA
- a CDS encoding papain-like cysteine protease family protein, which yields MNRKLLKKERHKRIVIGAIVFFTLFLLNLNDVFAENIVTYVELPVKKVKQAYSNWCWAAGSESILYYCKNYLGFGREATQWDIVKYIYGSYVNKGASLYDIQRALSYYGVGSSRMIPVSGSIISYGQIGQQIVNYKSPIGLVITATVSQNHFVVISGIWQYFDSSGYLQNLIMVMDPAIGYVRSIPDSELRDNDYFEDYVDAIRIFRP from the coding sequence ATGAACAGAAAATTACTAAAAAAGGAAAGACACAAAAGAATTGTGATTGGTGCTATTGTATTTTTTACATTATTCTTGCTGAACCTTAATGATGTATTTGCAGAAAATATAGTTACGTATGTTGAACTTCCGGTTAAAAAGGTAAAGCAGGCATACTCAAACTGGTGCTGGGCAGCAGGGAGCGAGTCAATACTTTACTATTGTAAAAACTATTTAGGTTTTGGGCGAGAGGCAACACAGTGGGATATAGTGAAATATATTTATGGAAGCTATGTGAATAAAGGTGCATCTCTTTATGATATACAAAGAGCCCTTAGCTATTATGGTGTTGGTTCTTCACGCATGATACCAGTAAGTGGTTCTATAATTTCATATGGGCAAATTGGACAGCAAATTGTAAATTATAAAAGTCCAATAGGATTAGTAATTACAGCAACAGTAAGTCAAAATCATTTTGTTGTTATAAGTGGTATATGGCAATATTTTGACTCAAGTGGATATTTACAAAATCTTATAATGGTTATGGATCCTGCTATAGGTTATGTAAGAAGTATCCCTGATTCTGAGTTGAGGGATAACGACTATTTCGAAGATTACGTAGATGCGATAAGAATATTTAGACCATAA